Proteins from a single region of Bacillota bacterium:
- a CDS encoding ParM/StbA family protein yields MYLSVDIGYGFTKAVSDAGTQVSFPSAAAPAVTDPLGGVFKDGAGYRVRVSAIGGAEEKLVGDAALQSLAVQGFVAQQEKPQGLHDLLLLTAAYLCGAGTDAVAAGGNTDLAVGLPLSFYRAQKDALKERLSKLSAWVSVNFGRERYVSFGKVAVFPQGAGILVSLGSSLPKSGMVGVIDVGTYTTDFLLFEVRNGFPVPVPEACGSVEAGIHLVHRALAAAFERQTGAPLPARMHQQALERVRNGEEISYRGRVVNLAPAFARAKREAADAIASHVLAAWGDRTGFLSLVALAGGGALLFGEILAGYFPRAVQVPDPVFANALGYLTMLSG; encoded by the coding sequence ATGTATTTAAGCGTTGACATTGGCTACGGCTTCACGAAGGCGGTCTCGGACGCCGGAACGCAGGTTTCCTTTCCTTCGGCCGCGGCCCCGGCGGTTACCGACCCCCTGGGTGGCGTCTTCAAAGACGGCGCTGGCTACCGCGTCCGCGTCTCCGCCATCGGCGGCGCGGAGGAAAAGCTGGTCGGGGATGCTGCCCTCCAGAGCCTGGCTGTACAGGGTTTTGTCGCCCAGCAGGAGAAGCCCCAGGGCCTGCATGACCTGCTTCTTCTCACAGCGGCCTATCTATGCGGTGCCGGGACGGACGCGGTTGCTGCCGGAGGAAACACTGACCTGGCGGTCGGTCTGCCCCTTTCCTTCTACCGGGCGCAGAAGGATGCTCTGAAGGAGAGGCTCTCGAAGCTGAGCGCCTGGGTGAGCGTAAATTTCGGTCGAGAAAGGTATGTGTCTTTCGGAAAAGTGGCGGTATTCCCTCAGGGAGCAGGCATTCTTGTTTCTCTGGGAAGTTCGCTTCCAAAGAGCGGAATGGTCGGCGTGATCGACGTTGGCACCTATACAACTGACTTTCTGCTCTTTGAGGTCAGAAACGGTTTTCCCGTTCCCGTCCCCGAAGCCTGCGGGAGTGTCGAGGCAGGGATTCACCTTGTCCATCGTGCCCTGGCCGCGGCGTTCGAGAGGCAGACCGGAGCTCCCCTCCCGGCGCGGATGCACCAGCAGGCGCTGGAGAGGGTTCGGAATGGAGAGGAGATCTCCTACCGGGGCAGGGTAGTCAACCTGGCTCCCGCCTTCGCCCGGGCGAAGCGGGAGGCGGCGGACGCAATCGCTTCCCACGTCCTTGCGGCCTGGGGGGACAGGACGGGGTTTCTCTCTCTGGTTGCCCTGGCAGGGGGAGGCGCGCTCCTCTTT